The following coding sequences lie in one Pyramidobacter porci genomic window:
- a CDS encoding Dps family protein — protein MNKNLVSKINGYIANIGVSFVKMHNLHWNIVGSQFKAVHEYLESVYDDYADILDEAAELLRMNGELPAASLKQYLELASVKEIESKEISTGDALGILLADMKLLRDQAADIRKAAEAEDAFDAANMMEDHIKEFGKKIWFVESMTK, from the coding sequence ATGAACAAGAATCTCGTCAGCAAGATCAACGGCTACATCGCGAACATCGGCGTGTCTTTCGTCAAGATGCACAATCTGCATTGGAACATCGTCGGCTCCCAGTTCAAAGCCGTCCACGAGTATCTCGAATCCGTCTACGACGACTACGCGGACATTCTCGACGAAGCGGCGGAACTGCTGCGCATGAACGGCGAGCTGCCCGCGGCGAGCCTGAAGCAGTATCTCGAACTGGCCAGCGTCAAGGAGATCGAGTCCAAGGAGATCTCGACCGGCGACGCGCTCGGCATTCTCCTCGCCGACATGAAGCTGCTCAGGGACCAGGCCGCGGACATCCGCAAGGCCGCCGAGGCCGAGGACGCGTTCGACGCCGCGAACATGATGGAAGACCACATCAAAGAGTTCGGCAAAAAGATCTGGTTTGTCGAATCGATGACAAAGTAA
- a CDS encoding double-cubane-cluster-containing anaerobic reductase, giving the protein MRTIEQIVEGMREHAKDGPVLIKELSEKGVPIVGTYCTFVPWEIIHAAGAVSASLCSRSQKPIAAAEERLPRNLCPLIKASYGHAMTDTCPYFHFCGLVVAETTCDGKKKMFELLNDIRPVYTIQLPQRGDRPEDLQIMKKEFALFKEEMERFTGHEITDGDLRAAIRLRNRERTALRDLWSLAELENPPLTGHEIWEFGEYMSFHFDKEASITWLKQQVADLRAAVAAGEDRGLGKKPRVMITGCPISGATKVIDAVEAAGGLAACYENCGGEKELRYLVDEDKDPLEALAEKYLGIGCSIMSPNEARLDAIRYLADLYRVDGVLDMTLTSCHTYAVETYRVREFVHGLGKSYLAVETDFSENDKEQLATRIGAFIEML; this is encoded by the coding sequence ATGAGAACGATCGAACAGATTGTCGAGGGGATGAGGGAGCACGCCAAGGACGGTCCGGTGCTCATCAAGGAACTGAGCGAAAAGGGCGTGCCCATCGTCGGCACCTACTGCACGTTCGTGCCGTGGGAGATCATCCACGCCGCCGGCGCCGTGTCGGCCTCGCTGTGTTCGCGCAGCCAGAAGCCGATCGCCGCCGCCGAGGAGCGCCTGCCGCGCAACCTCTGCCCGCTGATCAAGGCCAGCTACGGCCACGCCATGACCGATACCTGCCCGTATTTCCACTTCTGCGGGCTGGTCGTCGCCGAGACGACCTGTGACGGCAAGAAGAAGATGTTCGAGCTGCTCAACGACATCAGGCCGGTCTACACGATCCAGCTGCCGCAGCGCGGCGACCGTCCCGAAGATCTGCAGATCATGAAAAAGGAATTCGCGCTCTTCAAGGAGGAGATGGAGCGCTTCACCGGCCATGAGATCACCGACGGCGACCTGCGCGCCGCGATTCGTCTGCGCAACCGCGAGCGTACGGCCTTGCGCGATCTGTGGTCGCTGGCCGAGCTGGAAAATCCGCCGCTGACCGGGCACGAGATCTGGGAGTTCGGCGAGTACATGAGCTTCCACTTCGACAAGGAAGCCTCCATCACCTGGCTCAAGCAGCAGGTCGCCGACCTGCGCGCCGCCGTCGCCGCGGGCGAAGACCGCGGCCTGGGCAAGAAGCCGCGCGTGATGATCACCGGCTGCCCGATCAGCGGCGCCACGAAGGTGATCGACGCCGTGGAAGCGGCCGGCGGACTGGCAGCCTGCTACGAGAACTGCGGCGGCGAAAAGGAGCTTCGCTACCTCGTCGACGAAGACAAGGATCCGCTCGAGGCGCTGGCCGAAAAGTACCTCGGCATCGGCTGTTCGATCATGAGCCCCAACGAGGCGAGACTGGATGCGATCCGCTATTTGGCCGACCTCTATCGCGTCGACGGCGTGCTCGACATGACGCTGACGTCATGCCACACCTACGCCGTCGAGACGTACCGCGTGCGCGAGTTCGTGCACGGCCTCGGCAAGAGCTATCTGGCCGTGGAGACCGATTTCTCCGAGAACGACAAGGAGCAGCTGGCCACGCGCATCGGCGCGTTCATCGAAATGCTCTAG
- a CDS encoding ABC transporter substrate-binding protein, with translation MKKFVAALSLSLAFAACAAAEPSGTVMLYSSMQEDQLIAIKQGFEKKYPGVTMEYYFAGTGKVMTKIATEAQAGRVDADIIWVGDPTNYVSFKAQGILQPYSSPEAEKIDKAFVDAEGYYTGARMMNMGIAYNTLNVEAADAPKTWNDLCDPKWNDQVVMTDPNTAGTTKYWRNAIMANAKYGAPFMEKLKANKCYFESGTTATHNQVAAGAYKLGVCLDYVTANLIKEGSPIAFVYPEDTVSIFSPIGLVKDCKNEANGKLLYDFILSKEGQEILVANNLLSVRGDVAQNADVAAIAAKAMVSDMAEVVAKQKENAAAFDKIFR, from the coding sequence ATGAAAAAGTTCGTCGCCGCGCTTTCGCTCAGCCTGGCTTTCGCGGCCTGCGCCGCCGCCGAGCCTTCCGGCACGGTCATGCTCTATTCCTCGATGCAGGAAGACCAGCTGATCGCCATCAAACAGGGTTTCGAAAAGAAATATCCCGGCGTCACCATGGAGTACTACTTCGCCGGCACCGGCAAGGTCATGACCAAGATCGCCACCGAAGCCCAGGCCGGTCGCGTCGACGCCGACATCATCTGGGTCGGCGACCCGACCAACTACGTGTCGTTCAAGGCGCAGGGCATCCTGCAGCCGTACAGCTCGCCCGAAGCGGAGAAGATCGACAAGGCGTTCGTCGACGCCGAGGGCTATTACACCGGCGCGCGCATGATGAACATGGGCATCGCCTACAACACGCTCAACGTCGAAGCCGCCGACGCGCCCAAGACGTGGAACGACCTCTGCGACCCCAAATGGAACGACCAAGTCGTGATGACCGACCCCAACACCGCCGGCACCACCAAGTACTGGCGCAACGCGATCATGGCCAACGCCAAGTACGGCGCACCGTTCATGGAAAAGCTCAAGGCCAACAAGTGTTACTTCGAAAGCGGCACCACCGCCACGCACAATCAGGTCGCGGCCGGCGCCTACAAGCTCGGCGTGTGCCTCGACTACGTCACCGCCAACCTGATCAAGGAAGGCTCGCCGATCGCTTTCGTCTATCCCGAGGACACGGTTTCCATCTTCAGCCCCATCGGACTGGTCAAGGACTGCAAGAACGAGGCCAACGGCAAGCTGCTCTACGACTTCATCCTTTCCAAGGAAGGGCAGGAGATCCTCGTCGCCAACAATCTGCTCTCGGTGCGCGGCGACGTGGCGCAGAACGCCGACGTGGCCGCCATCGCCGCCAAGGCCATGGTCAGCGACATGGCCGAGGTGGTCGCCAAGCAGAAAGAGAACGCCGCCGCGTTCGACAAGATCTTCCGCTAA
- a CDS encoding autotransporter domain-containing protein — translation MKKSSSPGACLARVLLAAVLAPLLLAPPAAALPEADAGTRKRSAAFPAAEGLWSVRHRSRNGGAWLRAWFHGGRLDSRPGMPDITLRGSGLAAGFDRRLGRGTDAGIALAAGRMKMRGRGALNGTDSDSSSLGASLYAVRHAGTFTIVADAGLDWQNAGVTAAAAGSVGISAV, via the coding sequence ATGAAAAAAAGTTCTTCACCGGGGGCGTGTTTGGCGCGCGTTCTGCTGGCGGCCGTTCTCGCGCCGCTGCTTTTGGCGCCGCCGGCGGCCGCCCTGCCGGAGGCGGACGCCGGAACGCGGAAACGGAGCGCGGCGTTTCCGGCCGCGGAGGGCCTGTGGAGCGTCCGCCACCGTTCGCGAAACGGCGGCGCGTGGCTGCGCGCGTGGTTTCACGGCGGCCGCCTCGACAGCCGTCCGGGAATGCCGGACATCACGCTGCGCGGTTCCGGCCTTGCAGCCGGATTCGACCGGCGCCTCGGGCGAGGTACGGACGCCGGGATCGCTCTTGCCGCCGGGCGCATGAAGATGCGCGGCCGCGGCGCGCTGAACGGCACCGACAGCGACAGTTCCAGCCTGGGCGCGTCGCTGTACGCCGTGCGCCATGCCGGGACCTTTACGATCGTCGCCGACGCCGGGCTCGACTGGCAGAACGCCGGCGTGACGGCCGCGGCGGCGGGATCGGTCGGCATCAGCGCAGTCTGA
- a CDS encoding Fur family transcriptional regulator, with protein sequence MPEEKKTRHSQQRDMIYDYLRSTREHPSAETIYTALKAKMPNLSLGTVYRNLKLLEENGRIRRVPALQNAERYDCICCDHAHFVCTKCGKVRDLEPIDAREAAGAFTLEKGDVPMSVSLTISGICAECRKNTLAQTGKG encoded by the coding sequence ATGCCCGAGGAGAAAAAAACACGCCATTCGCAGCAACGGGACATGATTTACGATTATCTGCGCTCTACTCGCGAGCATCCTTCGGCGGAGACCATCTACACGGCGCTCAAGGCGAAAATGCCCAATCTCAGCCTCGGCACCGTCTACCGCAATCTCAAGTTGCTCGAAGAAAACGGGAGAATCCGACGGGTCCCCGCGCTGCAGAACGCGGAACGTTACGACTGCATCTGCTGCGATCACGCCCATTTCGTCTGCACCAAATGCGGCAAAGTCAGGGACCTTGAACCGATCGACGCCCGCGAGGCCGCCGGCGCGTTCACGCTGGAAAAAGGCGACGTGCCCATGAGCGTCTCGCTGACGATCAGCGGCATCTGCGCCGAATGCAGAAAAAACACTTTGGCTCAAACAGGCAAGGGATGA
- a CDS encoding DUF819 family protein gives MTSLIQPTDTIYIWAVLLCVVLGVNWLDQRFKSINKLGTIFLYVIAGVILANMHILPFSSPVYKSFSGILVPLAIPMLLFKSNLRKIYEESGKVFIAFNLTAISSIAAAFIYGPVLRSWGMQEIPGFTAMYAAGAIGGTVNIIAMGGTFGVSEELISATTMLANFTLGIVLFVLSFTAGTRTYRRWFKHPHIDEREAAILADPEAATKPFSAVFWKDKGISLLDVLKTFTTAFVILAVSRLIANAVVAMKPPFVIKQLFGSIWLVMTTLSVLGATFMPKWFSSLKFGEEFGLILMSLWFVTVGTAANVYKLGQYGLFVLFAFAVTLACHLVLSFLLGKIFNINLEDICCSIAANIGGPSTTASLAISQGWSNIIAPAILCALYGYVIGNYLGVFIGNCFM, from the coding sequence ATGACATCTTTAATCCAGCCTACTGATACGATTTATATCTGGGCAGTGCTGTTGTGCGTAGTTCTCGGAGTTAATTGGCTTGATCAACGTTTCAAGAGCATCAACAAACTGGGGACCATATTTCTTTATGTGATAGCGGGAGTTATTTTAGCGAACATGCATATTCTTCCCTTCTCTTCTCCCGTTTACAAATCATTCTCGGGAATCCTGGTGCCTCTTGCTATACCTATGCTGCTTTTTAAATCCAATCTTCGCAAAATCTATGAGGAAAGCGGAAAAGTTTTCATTGCTTTCAATCTCACCGCCATCTCTTCCATCGCCGCAGCTTTTATCTACGGCCCCGTGCTCCGCAGCTGGGGGATGCAGGAGATCCCCGGCTTTACGGCCATGTATGCTGCGGGAGCCATCGGCGGCACAGTCAACATTATCGCCATGGGAGGGACGTTCGGAGTCAGCGAGGAGTTGATCAGCGCGACGACGATGCTCGCCAACTTCACTCTCGGCATCGTTCTGTTCGTATTATCTTTCACGGCCGGCACCCGCACCTATAGACGCTGGTTTAAACATCCTCACATCGATGAACGCGAGGCAGCAATCCTCGCCGATCCGGAGGCGGCGACGAAACCGTTCTCCGCCGTGTTCTGGAAAGACAAAGGCATCTCTTTACTCGACGTCCTCAAAACCTTTACGACGGCGTTTGTCATTCTCGCCGTGAGCCGCCTGATCGCCAACGCGGTTGTTGCCATGAAACCGCCTTTTGTCATCAAGCAGCTTTTCGGCAGCATCTGGCTTGTCATGACCACGCTGTCTGTTCTGGGAGCCACTTTTATGCCGAAGTGGTTTTCCTCGCTGAAATTCGGCGAAGAATTCGGATTGATTCTCATGTCTTTGTGGTTCGTCACGGTAGGAACGGCAGCCAACGTCTACAAGCTGGGGCAGTACGGCCTCTTCGTGCTGTTTGCCTTTGCGGTCACTCTGGCATGCCACCTGGTGCTATCTTTCCTTCTCGGGAAGATATTCAACATCAATTTGGAAGACATCTGCTGCTCTATCGCGGCGAATATCGGCGGGCCATCGACGACCGCGTCGCTCGCGATCAGCCAGGGCTGGAGCAATATTATCGCGCCAGCCATTCTATGCGCCCTTTACGGGTATGTTATCGGTAACTATCTGGGCGTGTTTATCGGCAATTGCTTCATGTAA
- a CDS encoding DUF488 domain-containing protein has translation MLHALKTKRVYLPAEADDGFRALVDRLWPRGLSKEKAALDLWNKEVAPSAALRTWFAHDPARFAKFRADYLTELAGNSAAAAFAELCRERLKEGDVTLLFGAKDTNRNQAVVLKEWLLSELGADR, from the coding sequence ATGCTTCATGCGCTGAAAACAAAGCGAGTGTATCTTCCGGCGGAAGCGGACGACGGCTTCCGCGCGCTTGTGGACCGGCTGTGGCCGCGCGGTCTTTCCAAAGAAAAGGCCGCCCTCGATCTGTGGAACAAGGAGGTGGCCCCCAGCGCGGCGCTGCGGACGTGGTTCGCCCACGATCCGGCGCGCTTCGCCAAGTTCCGCGCCGACTATCTGACCGAGCTGGCGGGCAATTCTGCCGCGGCGGCATTCGCGGAACTCTGCCGCGAGCGCCTGAAGGAAGGGGACGTGACGCTGTTGTTCGGCGCCAAGGACACCAACCGCAACCAAGCGGTCGTGCTCAAAGAATGGCTGCTGTCGGAGCTCGGCGCAGACCGCTGA
- a CDS encoding acyl-CoA dehydratase activase encodes MKLVLGIDIGSTAVKGVLYGGEALEWGLAPTGWSPRDAGEAMIAELLRRRGLDKSDLGALISTGYGRRALTAATKQVTEITCHARGAHELCPQARTVLDIGGQDSKVIRLDERGGVVDFAMNDKCAAGTGRFFQVLSHALDYDVEAFGAVPADGPSEPLSSMCTVFAESEVIGNLARGVPRENIVRGLLKSIASRSAGMLARVGMKPPLFFSGGLSRSPSLRAFLEKELDCPVQVHEKSQFAGALGAALIGWGAIV; translated from the coding sequence ATGAAGCTCGTGCTGGGAATCGACATCGGCTCCACCGCCGTCAAGGGAGTCCTTTACGGCGGCGAGGCGCTGGAGTGGGGCCTCGCGCCGACGGGCTGGAGCCCGCGCGACGCGGGCGAGGCCATGATCGCGGAGCTGCTGCGGCGGCGCGGATTGGACAAGAGCGATCTGGGCGCGCTGATCTCGACGGGGTACGGGCGCCGCGCGCTGACGGCTGCCACGAAGCAGGTCACCGAGATCACCTGCCACGCCCGCGGCGCGCACGAGCTCTGTCCGCAGGCGCGCACGGTGCTCGACATCGGCGGGCAGGACAGCAAGGTGATTCGGCTCGACGAGCGGGGCGGCGTGGTGGATTTCGCCATGAACGACAAGTGCGCCGCCGGCACGGGACGCTTCTTTCAGGTGCTCAGCCACGCGCTGGATTACGACGTCGAAGCGTTCGGCGCCGTTCCGGCCGACGGCCCGAGCGAGCCGCTGTCGAGCATGTGCACCGTCTTCGCCGAGAGCGAAGTGATCGGCAACCTCGCCCGCGGCGTGCCGCGCGAAAACATCGTGCGCGGTCTGCTGAAGAGCATCGCCTCGCGTTCGGCGGGGATGCTCGCCAGGGTGGGGATGAAGCCGCCGCTGTTCTTCTCCGGCGGTTTGTCGCGCAGCCCGTCGCTGCGGGCGTTTTTGGAAAAGGAGCTGGACTGCCCCGTGCAGGTCCACGAAAAATCTCAATTTGCCGGCGCGCTCGGCGCCGCGCTGATTGGCTGGGGGGCCATCGTATGA
- a CDS encoding HAD family hydrolase, whose protein sequence is MDKKFAIFDMDGTLVDSMGYWQRMEREYLAGRGAPSGPELEALIARLKPMTLYDAARAFIAELGFSGTPEHVVAEMNGVMRRHYERDVSLKPGAAEYLRRLNRRGAALCTASATSVPLVKLCLRRLGVDREFRFMLSCEEVGASKNRPDVYFEAARRLGSAPAETAVFEDSLSALTTAKNAGFYAVAVYDAASASDWPALRALADECVVDWSKAAAGQRGSDPI, encoded by the coding sequence ATGGATAAAAAGTTCGCCATCTTCGACATGGACGGCACGCTCGTCGATTCCATGGGCTATTGGCAGCGCATGGAGCGCGAGTACCTGGCCGGGCGCGGCGCGCCGTCCGGGCCGGAGCTCGAAGCCCTGATCGCCCGCCTCAAGCCGATGACGCTGTACGACGCGGCGCGGGCCTTTATCGCCGAGCTGGGATTTTCCGGCACGCCCGAGCATGTCGTCGCCGAGATGAACGGCGTGATGCGCCGCCATTACGAGCGCGACGTTTCGCTCAAGCCGGGCGCGGCGGAGTACCTGCGGCGGCTCAACCGCCGCGGCGCGGCGCTTTGCACCGCTTCGGCCACCAGCGTGCCGCTCGTGAAATTATGCCTGCGCCGCCTCGGCGTCGACCGCGAATTCCGCTTCATGCTCAGCTGCGAAGAAGTCGGCGCCAGCAAAAACCGCCCCGACGTGTACTTCGAGGCGGCCCGCCGCCTCGGTTCCGCTCCGGCGGAAACGGCCGTGTTCGAGGATTCGCTTTCCGCGCTGACGACGGCGAAAAACGCCGGCTTTTACGCCGTCGCCGTCTACGATGCCGCCAGCGCGTCCGACTGGCCGGCGCTGCGGGCTTTGGCCGACGAGTGCGTCGTCGACTGGAGCAAAGCGGCCGCTGGACAGCGCGGCTCCGATCCCATATGA
- a CDS encoding ABC transporter ATP-binding protein has translation MGKVIFKNVSFRYGERDIFKDFSLEVEDGQILCLVGPSGCGKTTLARCLLGLSRPRTGEIYVGDECLFSAEKRINVPVERRNIGIVFQDYAVWPHMTVKENVLYPLRKRRVPRDEAEKRAMHALSQVNMTEYAAHLPSQLSGGQQQRVAIARALVCNGGLIVMDEPITNLDAKLREQMLLEIREIQRNLGTTILYITHDQQSALQICDKMAVMQQDGSLCQVGTDEDIILRPANRFAFEFIGVSNFIPVVALGGGLGLDTGTGVAPWDGELPAGFDPRRGVDLGVRPNDVVFDAASPLRARVERRTFLGSEYDYRVTLGARELRVQQSTLDAARQGTADVGDEVGLRLLNPRYYEAKQEVSA, from the coding sequence ATGGGCAAAGTCATCTTCAAAAACGTCTCCTTCCGTTACGGCGAGCGCGACATCTTCAAGGACTTCAGCCTCGAAGTGGAGGACGGGCAGATCCTCTGTCTCGTCGGCCCCTCGGGCTGCGGCAAGACCACGCTGGCGCGCTGCCTTCTGGGGCTGAGCCGCCCGCGGACGGGAGAGATCTACGTGGGGGACGAGTGCCTTTTCAGCGCCGAAAAGCGGATCAACGTTCCCGTGGAGCGGCGCAACATCGGCATCGTCTTTCAGGATTACGCCGTGTGGCCGCACATGACCGTGAAGGAAAACGTGCTCTACCCGCTCAGGAAACGCCGCGTCCCCAGAGACGAGGCGGAGAAACGGGCCATGCACGCCCTTTCTCAGGTCAACATGACGGAATACGCCGCCCACCTGCCCAGCCAGCTTTCGGGCGGCCAGCAGCAGCGCGTCGCCATCGCCCGCGCGCTGGTGTGCAACGGCGGCCTGATCGTCATGGACGAGCCGATCACCAACCTCGACGCCAAGCTGCGCGAGCAGATGCTGCTCGAGATCCGCGAGATCCAGCGCAATCTGGGCACGACGATCCTCTACATCACCCACGACCAGCAGTCGGCGCTGCAGATCTGCGACAAGATGGCCGTCATGCAGCAGGACGGTTCGCTGTGCCAGGTCGGCACGGACGAGGACATCATCCTGCGCCCGGCCAACCGCTTCGCGTTCGAGTTCATCGGCGTGTCGAACTTCATCCCCGTCGTCGCGCTGGGCGGCGGCCTGGGGCTGGATACCGGCACAGGCGTCGCGCCGTGGGACGGGGAGCTTCCCGCTGGGTTCGATCCACGCCGCGGCGTCGATCTGGGGGTGCGTCCCAACGACGTCGTTTTCGACGCCGCCTCGCCGCTGCGCGCCCGCGTGGAACGGCGCACGTTCCTCGGCAGCGAGTACGACTACCGCGTCACGCTGGGCGCGCGCGAACTGCGCGTGCAGCAGAGCACGCTCGACGCGGCGCGGCAGGGCACGGCAGATGTTGGCGACGAGGTAGGGCTGCGTCTGCTCAATCCCCGCTACTACGAAGCGAAACAGGAGGTGTCGGCATGA
- a CDS encoding NUDIX hydrolase: protein MKITTLCYMERGGRWLMLHRTVKENDENRDKWIGVGGKLEEGESPEDCLRREVREETGYEPTEFRFRGLVTFVSDRWGTEYMCLYTVSGFTGKPHDCDEGALEWVPKERVESLNLWEGDRIFLRLLAEDAPFFSLKLRYEGERLAEWALDGVPQPLA, encoded by the coding sequence ATGAAGATCACCACGCTCTGCTACATGGAACGCGGCGGCCGCTGGCTGATGCTGCACCGGACCGTCAAGGAGAACGACGAAAACCGCGACAAGTGGATCGGCGTCGGCGGCAAGCTGGAGGAGGGGGAGAGCCCGGAAGACTGCCTGCGCCGCGAGGTGCGCGAAGAGACCGGCTACGAGCCGACGGAATTCCGCTTCCGCGGTCTGGTCACGTTTGTGTCCGACCGCTGGGGCACGGAGTACATGTGCCTCTACACGGTATCCGGCTTTACGGGAAAACCGCACGACTGCGACGAAGGCGCGCTCGAGTGGGTGCCGAAAGAGCGGGTCGAATCGCTTAACCTCTGGGAAGGCGACAGAATATTTTTGCGCCTGCTCGCAGAGGACGCGCCGTTTTTCTCGCTCAAGCTGCGATACGAGGGCGAACGCCTGGCCGAATGGGCGCTGGACGGCGTTCCGCAACCGCTTGCGTAG